From a region of the Paenibacillus lutimineralis genome:
- a CDS encoding FAD:protein FMN transferase: MYRVVEKTKWWVGVILTALLLTGCTAKADQLEVVYPKYSDSFFDAFDTMTQVVAYTESEEQFEQYVEQIHKRFLELHRLYDIYNNYESLNNVKTINDQAGIEPVKVSQEIIDLIQFSKKWYDKVGETNIAMGSVLELWHDYREAGIANPDQAKLPPMEELKKAAEHIDFSKVIIDEANSTVFLADAKMSLDVGAVAKGFATELVAKEMKAQGMNSFMISAGGNIRSVGKPLDGVRQRWGVGIQNPNKFIAMEEDNLLDTVFIRDASVVSSGDYQRYYAVDGVKYHHLIDPKTLLPGNYYRAVTVVTEDSGLADFLSTVVFLLPYEQSAALVKELDGVEVLWVMPDGTVKATKGMQKIMKSHGASGARAS; this comes from the coding sequence ATGTATAGAGTAGTGGAAAAGACAAAATGGTGGGTAGGGGTTATACTTACGGCCTTGTTATTGACCGGCTGCACAGCCAAGGCGGATCAACTGGAAGTGGTATATCCCAAATATAGTGACAGTTTCTTCGATGCTTTCGATACGATGACCCAGGTTGTAGCGTACACAGAGAGTGAGGAGCAATTCGAGCAATACGTCGAGCAAATCCATAAGCGGTTCTTGGAGCTGCACCGATTATATGATATTTATAACAATTATGAAAGTCTTAACAATGTGAAGACGATAAATGATCAAGCCGGGATTGAACCTGTTAAGGTCAGCCAGGAGATCATCGACTTAATCCAGTTCTCCAAGAAGTGGTATGACAAGGTTGGTGAGACCAATATAGCAATGGGGTCGGTTCTCGAGTTGTGGCATGACTATCGAGAAGCGGGTATTGCCAACCCGGATCAGGCCAAGCTGCCGCCGATGGAAGAGTTGAAGAAGGCCGCGGAGCATATTGATTTCAGCAAGGTAATTATCGATGAAGCGAATAGCACAGTCTTTTTGGCAGATGCAAAAATGTCGCTGGATGTCGGTGCTGTGGCCAAGGGCTTCGCGACTGAATTGGTAGCCAAGGAAATGAAAGCGCAGGGGATGAACTCCTTCATGATCAGCGCTGGTGGGAATATCCGTTCCGTAGGGAAGCCGTTGGATGGGGTACGGCAGCGCTGGGGTGTCGGTATCCAGAATCCGAATAAATTCATCGCGATGGAAGAGGATAATCTGCTGGATACGGTATTTATCCGTGATGCTTCTGTCGTCAGCAGTGGGGATTACCAGCGTTATTACGCGGTGGATGGCGTGAAATACCACCATTTGATCGATCCAAAAACTTTGCTGCCGGGAAATTACTATCGGGCGGTGACGGTCGTTACCGAAGATTCCGGTTTGGCGGATTTTTTGTCGACGGTTGTATTCTTGCTGCCATATGAACAGAGCGCTGCTCTTGTAAAGGAGCTGGATGGAGTCGAGGTGCTCTGGGTAATGCCTGACGGCACTGTGAAGGCAACGAAAGGTATGCAGAAGATCATGAAAAGCCATGGAGCGTCAGGGGCGAGAGCGTCATAG
- a CDS encoding aldo/keto reductase: protein MKYRRLGNSGLEVSEIGLGTNSFGKRANESTSIRIMEEALDNGINFIDTANIYAGTESERIIGQALAGKRQHVVLATKAGLVRGEGPNQRGSSRYHLQQELEGSLKRLNTDYIDLYQIHTFDPNTPLEETLRTLDDMVRAGKVRYIGASNYAAWELMKALGISELKGLNRFVSLQVSYSLADRTPEQEMVPLCLDQGVGIIPYFPLAGGILSGKYSLSDKIPEHSRADKDPSFNRFINERTLTLADQVSKLAAEHGHTPSSLSLAWLMSQSVVSTVIVGATRPEQLRENLRSLEIELNTGLVEALGNLSQRSRYSEPFATYRLS from the coding sequence ATGAAGTATCGTAGACTCGGAAATAGCGGGCTTGAAGTATCGGAGATCGGGCTTGGGACAAATTCATTTGGTAAAAGAGCCAACGAATCCACCTCAATTCGCATTATGGAGGAGGCGCTGGACAACGGCATTAACTTCATAGATACGGCGAATATCTACGCTGGAACAGAGTCGGAACGAATTATCGGACAGGCTCTAGCCGGCAAAAGACAGCATGTCGTTCTGGCTACGAAGGCCGGATTGGTAAGAGGGGAAGGGCCGAACCAGCGCGGCTCCTCGCGGTATCATTTGCAGCAGGAACTAGAAGGTAGCTTGAAGCGGCTCAATACCGATTATATCGATCTGTATCAGATCCATACTTTTGACCCGAACACTCCGCTTGAGGAGACGCTGCGCACTTTGGACGATATGGTGCGTGCGGGTAAAGTTCGCTACATCGGAGCTTCCAACTATGCGGCGTGGGAGCTGATGAAGGCACTAGGCATCAGTGAACTGAAGGGGCTGAACCGCTTCGTATCCCTGCAGGTTAGCTATTCTTTAGCCGATCGAACCCCGGAGCAGGAGATGGTACCGCTATGCCTGGATCAGGGCGTTGGCATTATTCCGTATTTCCCACTCGCAGGTGGGATTCTTAGTGGGAAGTACAGCTTGTCAGACAAAATTCCGGAACATTCCCGTGCGGATAAAGACCCAAGCTTCAATCGCTTCATTAATGAACGAACGTTGACGCTCGCCGATCAAGTGAGCAAGCTGGCGGCTGAACACGGACATACACCTAGCAGTCTTTCTCTAGCCTGGCTGATGAGCCAGTCCGTTGTAAGCACGGTTATTGTTGGCGCCACCCGTCCAGAGCAGCTGAGGGAGAATCTCCGTAGCCTGGAGATTGAACTAAATACAGGGCTCGTAGAGGCACTGGGCAATTTAAGCCAGAGAAGCCGCTACAGCGAACCGTTCGCAACTTATCGTCTATCTTGA
- a CDS encoding iron-hydroxamate ABC transporter substrate-binding protein: protein MKKIFLPIMLLCVLLVSACGNQAPSQNGTKANSNTTANQTEGGSNDTITYQSEDGPIEVPANPKRVIVLSSYTGDVLALGVNLVGVDSWSKMNPNFKDKLENAAEVSDENLEKIIEVNPDLIIGLSNTKNLDKLKEIAPTVTYTYGKLDYLTQILEIGKLLNKEKEAEAWVNDFKQRAEKAGDEIREKIGENATVSVFENFDKQIYVFGDNWARGTEILYQAMKLKMPEKVKETALKDGYYALSLEVLPEYAGDYIILSKNSETDNSFLDTDTYKNIPAVKNDHVFVADAQNFYFNDALTLDYQLDFFIKHFLGK from the coding sequence ATGAAGAAAATTTTTCTACCTATAATGCTGCTCTGTGTCCTGCTGGTCAGCGCCTGTGGCAACCAAGCACCTAGTCAGAATGGCACAAAGGCAAATTCAAATACAACTGCTAACCAGACAGAGGGCGGTTCCAATGATACGATTACTTATCAATCGGAGGATGGTCCCATCGAAGTTCCAGCGAATCCGAAGCGCGTTATCGTGCTATCCTCTTATACCGGTGACGTTCTGGCCTTAGGTGTCAACCTGGTTGGCGTCGATTCCTGGTCCAAGATGAATCCAAACTTCAAGGATAAATTGGAGAACGCCGCTGAAGTGTCAGATGAGAATCTGGAGAAGATTATTGAGGTTAACCCGGACTTAATCATCGGCCTGTCCAACACTAAAAATTTGGATAAACTGAAGGAGATTGCTCCTACGGTTACCTATACCTATGGCAAGCTGGACTACTTAACACAGATCTTAGAGATCGGCAAACTGCTTAACAAAGAGAAAGAAGCTGAGGCCTGGGTCAACGACTTCAAGCAGCGTGCGGAAAAAGCAGGCGACGAGATCAGAGAGAAGATTGGCGAGAATGCAACGGTATCTGTATTCGAGAACTTCGACAAGCAAATTTATGTCTTCGGCGACAATTGGGCCCGGGGCACGGAAATTCTGTACCAAGCCATGAAGTTGAAAATGCCGGAAAAAGTGAAGGAAACCGCGTTGAAGGATGGATATTACGCGCTATCCCTGGAAGTATTGCCGGAATATGCCGGGGACTATATTATATTAAGTAAAAATAGTGAGACCGATAATTCCTTCTTGGACACGGATACGTATAAGAACATCCCGGCGGTCAAGAACGACCATGTCTTTGTAGCTGATGCGCAGAACTTCTACTTCAACGATGCGCTTACCTTGGATTATCAACTCGACTTCTTTATTAAGCACTTCCTTGGAAAGTAA
- a CDS encoding Bax inhibitor-1/YccA family membrane protein translates to MIGRSGNPTLNDKTFERAGQFSDLNRMTIGGTVNKAFITLIILLASAFSTWMMFFDGKNVVPFAIGGAVAGLIIAIILAFKPAISPYLVPIYALCEGFFLGAISATYETLYYGITLQAALLTMGVFLALLLAYKTRIIKATENFKLGVFAATGGVALLYLLSIVLRWFGIQIPYLHDSTPIGIGISVVIVIIAALNLVLDFDFIENGAQNGAPKYMEWYGAFGLMVTLVWLYLELLRLIAKIWSRD, encoded by the coding sequence TTGATAGGTCGTAGCGGTAACCCCACTCTTAATGACAAGACTTTTGAAAGAGCCGGTCAATTTAGTGATTTGAACCGGATGACAATTGGAGGCACAGTGAATAAGGCGTTTATTACGCTCATTATTTTGCTGGCAAGTGCCTTCAGTACATGGATGATGTTCTTCGATGGGAAGAATGTAGTTCCTTTCGCTATCGGCGGAGCTGTTGCCGGGCTTATTATTGCGATAATCCTTGCTTTTAAACCAGCGATTTCTCCCTATTTAGTACCGATTTATGCACTTTGTGAAGGCTTTTTCCTTGGAGCCATTTCAGCTACATACGAGACTTTATACTATGGAATCACTTTACAGGCAGCCTTGCTGACAATGGGTGTCTTCCTTGCTCTGCTGCTTGCATACAAGACAAGAATTATTAAAGCGACAGAGAATTTCAAACTTGGTGTATTCGCGGCAACTGGCGGCGTAGCACTGCTCTATCTGCTGAGCATTGTATTGCGGTGGTTCGGTATTCAAATTCCTTATTTGCATGACAGTACACCAATCGGTATCGGAATCTCCGTCGTCATCGTAATCATTGCTGCACTGAATTTGGTGCTGGACTTTGACTTTATCGAGAACGGCGCACAGAATGGGGCTCCGAAGTACATGGAATGGTATGGAGCCTTTGGTCTGATGGTAACGCTTGTCTGGCTGTATCTTGAGTTGCTTCGTCTGATCGCCAAGATTTGGAGCCGTGATTAG
- a CDS encoding S-layer homology domain-containing protein, with protein MKSGIRLIVTWLCMISLILGMPSMALGAGGSPSDPVWPNPGSIQLNKTATPTDNFGEWKVTLTVEGKQLKTNTDIVLVIDKSGSMNDGKRLASAKEAAKSFADSLLTSDSGVRLAAVSFNNAASDPPVYGFADASKKDDFKKAIDKISATGGTNIQAGLKAADDLLKNSPADKKYIVLLSDGEPTYSYKGTAATSYNDWPNMKYSFIITDFDFTSLKGTGSSFSLSSYNIDRAGTYKVTDNGLPTISHAKLLYDKGIGIYSIGLEVGNNSNAVYVLNNSQNRGYYSANSDELKKVFAEISSDIKFAARDAVVTDPMGEKFNLQPGALDGKDYEASQGEVVWNPATETFQWNVGTVSEGKSATLTYVVVIDPSSNPVSDTLYPTNGKTTIDYTNVYGNTHIVKEFTVPEVKIGLVKILVKGYAVNLQGKPINKAGDEVASPALAEQLYSEYYSVDSKDSFPVGGDPISVPAKSLDGYKLKVGVDPTMVTLQATADNIVLFGYAKVIEKSVTVKYVDRDSGKEIADPDVIEKAIVGEQIKLEAKQIPGYTAEEPTTFNYPVENKDNNEHIFYYTANKQTVTVKYLERGTDKELSPSTSVPGKTGETVKLTAATVPGYTPEKAEDTYTVKAEGNEYIFYYTAGEQTVTVKYLEKGTDKELSPSTSVPGKTGETVKLTAAIVSGYTPDKAEATYTFHAGANEYIFYYVQDEQPIEERAVTIHFLEEGTEAVLKDPEVKSGKVGETLTWTAENITVTDTVYAPVQLNHSYTITNEEVQDYPIYYKKSDSEENLKLTIQYLDRATGEPVAASDTVFGIEGKEITLLPKTPTVTDAVYVPELESATYTFNGDLEQEYTFYYNKQVDPEPAERTVTVKYLEQGSNRQLANPTTVKGKIGDTLTLTAVSISGYTPTKSSDTYKIGNGESQEYIFYYTANSTGGPGSPSSGGSYTSYTPPSPPPPPAPPVPPLPPVPPKLDTENHFDYIQGYPDGMVKPQNNISREEVAAIFYRLMEGESRANYYSTTNSYNDVKDTRWSNKHISTMANAGIITGYPDGSFRPGQAITRAEFAAIAARFDKLDERESGLFTDISGHWAEKYILSAGNKGWIKGYTDGTFKPNQYITRAEAMSFINSVLNRKVKESGIHKDAKKWPDNSATSWYYEDVIEATNNHDYSRNSDDYETWEQLKPHRVEP; from the coding sequence ATGAAAAGCGGAATTCGATTAATTGTTACTTGGTTGTGCATGATCTCCCTTATACTAGGGATGCCTTCGATGGCGTTGGGAGCAGGCGGCAGTCCTAGCGATCCGGTGTGGCCAAACCCGGGGTCGATCCAGTTGAACAAGACGGCGACGCCTACCGATAACTTCGGAGAATGGAAGGTAACGCTGACGGTGGAAGGCAAGCAATTGAAGACAAACACGGACATTGTGCTCGTCATCGACAAATCGGGCAGTATGAACGATGGGAAGCGTTTGGCAAGTGCCAAAGAAGCGGCCAAGAGCTTCGCGGATTCACTGCTAACGAGTGATTCGGGTGTACGTTTGGCGGCGGTATCGTTTAATAATGCGGCTTCTGATCCACCGGTGTATGGCTTTGCAGATGCTTCCAAGAAGGATGACTTCAAGAAAGCCATTGATAAAATCAGTGCAACTGGCGGAACAAATATTCAAGCTGGACTTAAAGCTGCTGATGATCTATTGAAAAATAGTCCGGCTGACAAGAAGTATATCGTACTGCTAAGCGATGGAGAGCCGACCTACAGTTATAAGGGTACGGCTGCTACAAGTTACAACGATTGGCCTAATATGAAGTACAGCTTCATAATTACTGATTTTGACTTCACGTCTTTGAAAGGGACGGGTAGCAGTTTTTCATTATCCAGCTATAATATTGATCGAGCAGGTACCTACAAGGTCACGGATAATGGACTTCCGACCATTTCCCACGCAAAATTGCTGTACGATAAGGGTATTGGTATTTATAGCATTGGCCTGGAAGTAGGCAACAACAGCAATGCTGTGTATGTACTCAACAACAGTCAGAATCGAGGCTACTATTCAGCGAACAGCGATGAGCTGAAGAAGGTATTTGCGGAGATCTCCAGCGATATCAAATTTGCTGCCAGAGATGCAGTTGTGACAGATCCGATGGGCGAGAAGTTCAATCTCCAGCCGGGTGCGCTGGATGGCAAGGATTACGAAGCGTCCCAAGGCGAGGTGGTCTGGAACCCGGCGACAGAGACATTCCAGTGGAATGTCGGCACGGTCTCTGAAGGCAAATCGGCGACATTAACTTATGTTGTCGTGATCGATCCATCTTCGAACCCGGTGTCAGATACACTGTATCCGACGAACGGGAAAACGACGATTGATTACACGAATGTGTACGGTAATACGCATATTGTGAAGGAATTTACTGTACCTGAAGTGAAGATCGGCCTGGTGAAGATTCTTGTTAAGGGCTACGCGGTGAATCTGCAAGGAAAGCCGATCAACAAAGCTGGGGATGAAGTTGCTAGTCCAGCACTAGCAGAACAGCTATATTCCGAATACTATTCCGTTGATAGTAAGGATTCATTCCCAGTTGGTGGCGATCCGATCTCAGTACCAGCCAAATCGCTTGATGGATACAAACTCAAGGTTGGGGTCGACCCAACAATGGTTACTTTGCAAGCGACCGCAGATAATATCGTTCTGTTCGGTTATGCCAAAGTAATCGAGAAGTCGGTGACAGTGAAATACGTAGATCGCGATTCGGGGAAGGAAATTGCTGACCCGGATGTGATTGAGAAGGCTATTGTCGGTGAGCAGATTAAGCTCGAAGCGAAGCAAATTCCGGGATATACGGCAGAGGAGCCTACAACCTTTAATTATCCTGTAGAGAATAAGGATAATAATGAACATATTTTCTATTACACGGCTAATAAGCAGACAGTGACTGTGAAGTATCTAGAGCGGGGAACGGATAAGGAACTATCTCCGTCAACTTCCGTACCAGGAAAGACGGGAGAGACTGTGAAGTTAACAGCCGCCACTGTTCCTGGTTATACTCCAGAGAAAGCAGAAGATACGTACACAGTGAAAGCAGAGGGTAATGAGTATATCTTCTACTACACGGCGGGTGAACAAACCGTTACTGTTAAATATCTGGAGAAGGGAACGGACAAGGAACTATCTCCGTCAACTTCCGTACCAGGAAAGACGGGAGAGACCGTGAAATTAACGGCTGCAATCGTCTCAGGTTATACTCCAGATAAAGCGGAAGCTACGTACACGTTCCATGCAGGAGCCAATGAGTACATTTTCTACTATGTCCAAGATGAACAGCCTATTGAAGAGCGTGCCGTAACGATCCATTTCCTTGAAGAAGGCACGGAAGCTGTGCTGAAGGACCCAGAGGTTAAATCAGGTAAGGTCGGAGAAACATTGACCTGGACAGCTGAGAACATTACGGTAACGGATACGGTATATGCTCCGGTCCAGCTCAATCACAGCTATACGATTACAAACGAAGAAGTTCAGGACTACCCTATCTATTACAAAAAGAGTGATTCTGAAGAGAATTTGAAGCTTACGATTCAATATCTTGATCGGGCAACTGGAGAGCCCGTGGCAGCATCGGATACGGTGTTCGGAATCGAAGGCAAGGAGATTACTCTGTTGCCTAAGACTCCGACTGTAACGGATGCGGTATATGTACCTGAGTTAGAGAGTGCTACTTATACCTTTAACGGTGATCTGGAGCAAGAGTATACTTTCTACTACAACAAACAAGTAGACCCAGAGCCAGCTGAGCGCACGGTAACTGTGAAATACCTTGAGCAGGGTAGCAATCGTCAGCTTGCCAATCCTACCACGGTGAAAGGCAAGATAGGAGATACACTAACCTTAACGGCGGTAAGCATATCCGGCTATACTCCAACGAAGTCCAGCGATACGTATAAGATCGGAAATGGCGAATCGCAAGAATATATTTTCTACTACACAGCGAATTCGACTGGCGGTCCGGGCAGTCCTAGCTCAGGAGGCTCTTACACGTCTTACACACCACCTTCACCTCCGCCACCACCAGCACCACCAGTGCCGCCATTACCACCAGTACCGCCTAAGCTCGACACCGAGAATCACTTTGATTATATCCAGGGCTATCCGGACGGTATGGTAAAGCCGCAGAACAATATCAGCCGCGAAGAAGTGGCGGCGATCTTCTATCGTCTGATGGAAGGCGAGAGCCGGGCGAACTACTACTCAACAACGAATTCCTATAACGATGTGAAGGATACTCGCTGGTCCAACAAGCATATCTCGACGATGGCCAATGCCGGAATTATTACGGGCTACCCGGACGGCTCTTTCAGACCGGGTCAGGCAATCACCAGAGCTGAATTTGCTGCTATTGCAGCCCGATTCGATAAGCTGGATGAGCGAGAAAGCGGACTGTTCACGGATATTAGCGGACATTGGGCTGAGAAGTACATCCTCTCGGCAGGTAACAAGGGCTGGATCAAAGGGTATACGGATGGTACCTTCAAACCGAATCAATATATTACTAGAGCCGAGGCAATGTCCTTCATCAATAGTGTATTGAATCGTAAAGTGAAGGAGTCCGGAATCCATAAGGATGCCAAGAAGTGGCCGGATAATTCGGCAACGAGCTGGTATTACGAAGATGTCATTGAAGCGACAAACAACCATGATTATTCACGGAATTCGGATGACTATGAGACTTGGGAACAGCTTAAGCCACATAGAGTTGAACCCTAA